ACAATAATGAATATAATTTTGGCCTTGTAGTTCaggtcatttttctttttcaacttgaaatagaaaataatttattatattttgaaatttttgaagttGTACTCTGCTCGTTGTTTGGACTTTGAATTTTTAGCTGCTTCAGATGTCGTGCAACAGCTGCTGAAAATTCAGTTTTTTGATTCCAGCAAACCCTAAATAACAATGAATTTCCATATTGGTGTGGAAAAAAGATTATAATTGTGGTAATGTACCCAAGACTTGAAGTAGTAAAAAGTTCTTGGGTTTCTACTCAGTTAAAAATCAAAGTTTCAATGTTATGCCGCCAAACATTCAGCGGCAGGGTGAAAGCGTACCCTTTGACCTTCCACCCAGCTTCAAGTGTTAGTGTGCTGAAATTACTAATTGAGTGTCCAGTATTTAAACCATTGGTGTTTACTGTTGAGGTTCTAACCTTTTAATCACTGGTTTTTAAAGCATAACTGATGGTGAAGTGAAGATCATAGACGGTGAACTATCCAAATCCTTGCTTGAAAACAACAAATGCTACTTACTGGACTGTGGTTCTGAAGTATTTGTTTGGGTCGGTCGGGTGACACAAGTGGAGGACAGAAAAGCTGCTAGCCAAGCAGCTGAGGTAGTGAACTGCACTCATTTCTTCATGCTGATGAACATTGGGTTTTCAGTGAAATATATAAATGTAATCGTAATTTTGTCACCAGGAATTTGTTTCTCATCAGAATAGACCAAAATCAACACGAATAACCCGGCTTATTCAAGGTTATGAGACACGTTCATTCAAGTCCAACTTCGATTCTTGGCCATTGGGATCAGCAACGTCTGGTGCTGAGGAGGGAAGAGGAAAAGTAGCAGGTAATTATAATTCTAAGTTGTGAACTAAATTCTAATGCTTTCTGATTAGCTTTATTAATATGTCATATTTGTATTCTGCTAGCTTTGCTGAAGCAACAAGGTGTTGGTGTAAAGGGCGCGACAAAGGGTGCCCCTGTAAATGAAGAGGTCCCACCTTTGCTTGAAGGAGGTGGAAAGATGGAGGTCTAGTTGATATATATCTCTCATGCCTCTAGTAATGATGTAATCAAACAGGCTGCTTTGTTGATATATTCTGGAATATTGAATGTTCCTTTTTTCAGGTATGGTGCATCAATGGCAGCGCTAAAACCCAATTACCTAAGGAAGATATCGGCAAATTTTTTAGTGGAGATTGCTACATAATTCTTTATACGTACCACTCTGGTGATAGAAAGGATGACTACTTTCTGTGCTGTTGGTTTGGAAAGGATAGTATTGAGGTAAATCACTTTGTTCCTGTTAGAGGATTCAAATAACTGAAAGAATTGGCGTTGCTTTCTGTTACAGTTCCTACATATAAAGAAACACAAATGTGCATTTTTCAATTTACAATAGAAATTTGTTGAGATTGTGACTTTGGTGGGGGTGGTGAAAGAAATGATATGTGGACACATGTTTTGGTGTCTTTTGGATGATTTGGTTAGGGAGGAATACCAGAATTGTTCATATTAGGAGGAGGACCTGATTTCATTTAGAGGTGGAATGCAGTgaaagaaaatgatttgtggaaacaTGTTTTGGTGTCTTTTGGATGATTTGGTTAGGGAGGAATACCAAAATTCTTCAGATTAGGAGGACCTAATTTCATTGAGAGGTGGAGTGCAGTTTTTAGCTTCTTTATGGACTTTGGTAGCCTGCAGATCTTAAGAGATACTCCTCCTCCTCTGACTCATGTCCATTGGGGAGCTGTAGTTGGATGATAAACGTAATGGTGTAGTAAAAAGATTAAGTGAAGCTGCTGGATCAGCTTacatttttgtttctgtttttttctcAATGGACTTCTTGTCTTTTGCTGGAATACTgtgcttaaattttttttttttattgttccaTCAAAAGTTCCTTTCACATATGAAAGAGACAATTTATTGTCTGGATATGGTTTGTTATTCTTGAAGAGATTACATGTTTGGAAAGATTTAGTAGACCCATGTTGGTATTCTTGTTCTAGTTCTTTGTTTAGTCTCCTCTTCTTTCAAGCCATCTACTACTTCAAGTAGGGATAAAGTTGTTTAGATTACGGAGAAAGTAAATAGAATAGTATGGCCTTGTTTACGTTATTTCTACATTTTCTGCACTTCGCTTAGCAAATCTAAGCTGCATTATCTGAGGTGTGCTAAAGATTTCTATTACTCCTATTTCAGGAGGACCAGAAAACTGCTTCTCATTTGGCGACGTCAATTTCCAACTCACTGAAGGGAAGACCGGTTCAGGTACTATATTGTGAACTTTAGTCAAGTTGGAAGGACAATGTGTCTTTGGGACATGCCTATAAAACACAGGATTCTTGCAGGGTCACATATTCCAAGGTAAAGAGCCACCACAGTTTGTTGCGCTCTTTCAGCCTATGGTTGTTCTCAAGGTATTCTGTTTAAGCTGGGGCAAAACtctcattttcattttaggacttgatttaattacaaaataacTTGTTTAGTTTGAAACCAGGGTTGTTAACTGTTTAATTTCATTGACTTTCAATTTAGGGTGGCCTGAGCTCTGGGTATAAAAAGTTTGTTGAGGAGAAAGGGTTGGCTGATGAAACTTACACAGCAGAGTGTGTTGCACTCTTTCGGTTATCTGGAACCTCTATTCATAATAACAAAGCCGTGCAAGTTGATGCGGTATGAGTTCATTCTATAATCATGCATGACACTTGCTCAAACTTACAATATATACTCGAATGACCTTTGAAATTATTTAGATTTTCTGGGAATAATCAACTCCCTTGTTTCAATAAATTATTGTTTACTGGCATATGTCCAAAGTTTTCAtatcaaataaaatataactgtATAACTGAACCTCCAGAAATACAGGAATGTATAAAAGTTTTCTCTGTAGTCCCAGTATGGAAGATGTTCATCTTGTTCATACTACTAGGCTCTGAAATTCTTTGAACATGCAAATCGTGGGACACTTTTATTTCAGTTATTTTCGGCCCTTTTTTTTATGATTTAGGATTTAGGTAAGCATGACAGTTTTTGATACTTCACCAGTGACCGCCTGGTCTATTttaacacagagagagagagagagagagagagagagagagagagagagagatttgttCTTATTAAAGAAGTGAGCTGATGTTTTATTCATATGCAAAGGCGTGTGAATTCATTAAGTCCTTGTATGAGACATCATAGAGAACTTGAAATGAGTGCAACGGTTGTAATAAATGTCATTTTAgtgtaacttttcttttcaaaatgcTTCTAAGATGCAAATATAATCTTAATTGTTAGTTGAGAAACCatctttaccttttttttttctttcaattcatTCCCCTTTGATTTGGAAGGCTAAGGATACCTAGTAAGTCACAAGTGCTTATTTAAATTAGTATTCAAGTGATAATAAGCAAATAAAGGAGCTTAAATGTTCAACACTCATTGTGTATTGGTTGTAGATATGAAATTTAGATTGAAAGCTTAAGGAtaggtggaggaggaggtgaTGGCGTTGTGGGATAGAGTATGGTTTTGATCTCTCTAGGCATTGGTATCTGCACAATTTAGTGTTGCTTTATTCTGCATACTCATAGGAAGCTTTAGTTTGTTGACTAATTTTTATGGCATGGGTTTCCCTTGTAGTTCTATGTAGAGGGTAGATTAAAATGAAACTGCATGCTTCTGGAGAATGTGTTCTTTGCTTGGTTTTGTCGGTGGATTTCTTGTCCAGTACTGGATGTATATTTGTACTCTTTTTTCCTTGTTGGACAATCTTTGCTTCTTGTCAATATACATACAATGAGCGAGTGTGTGTAATTTTGTGCACGTTCAGGTGGCAACGTCATTGAACTCTACCGAGTGTTTTCTTCTGCAATCTGGCTCCTCAGTTTTTGCTTGGAATGGAAATCAATCCACCATTGAGCAGCAACAGTTAGCAGCAAAGCTTGCAGAATTTCTGAAGGTAGACATAACCAGTTGGTGTAGGAATgcattatatataatttatttattagatTGGCGGTATATGTACCATGCTTACTTGTTAGTCACTAAACATATCTTAGATTCTGAGTTTCTAAAATGATTTCATAGTTGTCTGGGCTGTTTATCTATTTGAGCCTTCTATTCATTGCTAATACAGCCAGGAGTTACTTTAAAACATGCTAAAGAAGGAACTGAGAGCTCAACCTTCTGGTCTGCCCTAGGAGGGAAACAAAATTACACCAGTAATAAAGTTGCTTCTGAGATTTGCAGAGATCCCCACCTGTTCACATTCTCATTCAACAAAGGTAGAAAATTCTGTTAATAAGTACAACTACTTCAATCACTGCTGCTTTGAGTTTATCTCTTGTTGAATTACTTTATCACATATAATGACATCTTAGTTGGATAAACTTGTTTGCAAAGCTAATTCTGTTCTAACTGTTCTTATTTTTGTCTTCCCTGTTTCCATGTGGGTTCCCCAGGAAAGTTTCAGGTGAGTTAACACGGCCTATATTTGCTTCATACTTGACTCAGATATCAGTGGCTTCTAATCATCTTCTGTATTTTATTGGACAGGTGGAAGAAATATACAACTTTACTCAAGATGATCTACTGACAGAGGATGTCCTTATACTGGATACACATGCTGAAGTCTTTGTTTGGGTTGGTCAATGTGTAGActtgaaagaaaaacaaaatgctTTTGAAATTGGCAAGGTATAgcttgatttttattttattttattttgttatattatttctatatatatattctgaTCTCATTGTAAATGATTTATGCAGAAATACATTGAGATGGCAGCATCTCTGGATGGGTTGTCTCCTAATGTACCATTGTACAAAGTTACTGAAGGAAATGAACCTCGCTTCTTCACAACATACTTTTCATGGGACCTTGCAAAGGCTAATGTATGTTCtaaaatatatacatacatatatcaaTAACCTTCATTCTTAGTGGGTATGATTATGATCTCATGTTGATGGCTTATAAGAAAAAGGATTATATTTTGGCTTTGTCAATAAGTTTCGGATACAGGATACCATGCCCAAACAGATATATTGATGGAGTTCATGTGAAGTAGGAAATAAGTTAAACACATTAAGTTTTATGTATGACATGGTTTCTGTAAATTTGGGTGGTCTTAATTCTTTTACTCTGTCTTTAACCCATTTGATTAAGAACGCAAGACCTTTGAAAAAGATTTAAATAAAAAGGGAAGCATGTCAGCAAAATGTTAGATCAAAGCAGTACTCTCATAATGAAGAGGGAAGTGAGAAACTGCTTGGATGGGCTACGATGTGTTTGGGATCATTTCAGTGATGGCAGGAAGTTGATGCAAAGGATTCTTGGTGTGAAATATTGTGACTTTGAACCATATATAGTGGATATTTGAGGGCTTATGAGTAATTATGATAGCAAGGAATTGTGGATCTTGGTTTCTGATACTCTTGTTAGTTCATTTGAGATGCCAGACCTTGATCATATATATTAGAGGCTGAATGCTGAAAGTTATGTTGGTGAAGTGAGAGCAAATTAGATGATAGAGATGTCCAAAAGATGAGGAGATATGAGAGGTATCTTCAATGCTGGAACTCATGGATGGAGTAGTGGTGGAAACCAAGTTAGATGTTAGGAGGCGGAAGCTGGAGTCTTTTGGATTATTTTCATTCAAGTCTTTTCATAGCCATCCCTCATTccacaaccccccccccccaatgagAGGGTGAACATGCAGGAGTGGTTttctgcccactagtttgtcaTGTCTAAGCTTCATGGAGAGCAGGATGATATGGAAACACGTTCAAACATTTTTGTATATTActgttttaaaagaaaaaattgaaaataaattaatatggATGTATCACTTTTATTATATTTCATGTGTATTTTCTTAATAGTATCTGTACGAAATTGTAGGTTCAAGGAAACTCATTCCAGAAGAAGGTGTCCGTTCTGTTTGGCCATGCTGTGGAGGTAAGCAATCTATGCTATTAAACATGTCAGAGCTTAATCTCCTTTGCTAGTTGTGTCTGTATACAAAAAGAAGAGGGAAGTTATTATGGAGATTAGATTTATTTTGAGGTGATTGGACATAAAAGATGATTAGCGGACTAGTTACATTGCAATTTAGGTGTTTTGCTAAGAGAATTTTCTCAGTGGTTCTAATATGAAATTTCTTATATTAATGAGAATATGCAAATTcctaaatataaattaatagtGTTACATTATTATGTGATTAAGAAATGGTGATAATTTAAGGCTTTAACCTTTGAACCTTTgatttctttttcctctctgtTTTTGCTCGGAGTGGCCTGGGTTTGTGGCATGGTAATACATTATGTTGACATTCCATTTCCTTGCTCTATTGGAACTTGTCACATCATAAGTTAATTGCTGGAGGAACATTTTATTATTCCCAAGTCCTAACAATTTGAAATAATCCAACTACATTAAAAGAATAAACCTGTCAAATTTTTAAAATCTCTTAGCATTATCATATATTATACCTCTCTAATACACGGACAATGCAGAGCCAGGAAAAATCTGATGGGAATCAAGGAGGGCCAAGGCAAAGAGCTGAAGCCTTAGCTGCTCTATCATCTGCATTCAATTCTTCCCCTGGAAAATCACCCCCTACGGTAATTAAAGTTGATTGTCACTACCATATACTTTGAGTGGATGATATTCTTAACCTGAGGTGTTGCAGACAATCAGAACCTGTAATTcggtccatgaatcaatactaggCACTTTTTGACGATACGGAGGAGGAAGTAGATTTTAATGGGGATAGAATGAGATTGTGTACTCTCTTTCTGCTCTCCtatgtcaaaaaaaaattaaaaaagttgaGATACTCGTGTGATCGGCAGGAGTGTTGAATTGAGCAATTTTTGAGCTTAATGGACTTCTCGCACATATTTTGTAAATTCCTTATTTTCAGAGCATAATCTTTAGATCATATAAAGAGATATATGAATCAATACTAGGCACTCATAGTTATCAATCCATGGTTTCTTATCGCTAAAATTCCACTTATGAGTGTGCATCCCCTCGCCTTCCTGTGCTCTAGTTCTTGCATCCCCTCTCCTTTCTATGAATGTCGTACTATTACATGTTGGACCAGATCTTAAGTTGTTACATAGAATCTTTGTGCCTCTTTGCTTTTTTGTTATTTCTTAGCACCTTTTCTGTTTCTTGTTTGGCATGTTTGCATGAATTATGAGACAGTCATTCAATAAATCAACTTACATGCAATCACGTGGCCAGGATAAGTCCAATGGGTCGAGTGAAGGAGGACCAAGGCAAAGAGCAGAAGCTTTAGCCGCTTTATCTTCTGCATTTAGTTCATCCTCTGGAACCAAACCTTCTGTTCCCAAGCCTTCTTCAACAAGTCAAGGATCACAAAGAGCTGCAGCAGTTGCTGCACTTTCAAACGTCCTTACAGCTGAAAAGAGTAAGTTAACACCTGATGCCTCTCCAGTGCAAAGTCCCCAAGTACAAAGCCCTCCTGCAGAAGCTAGTGGTAAGCAAAGCAGAATTACTTCTGCATTCTTTCCCTCACTTTATAGAGATCTTCTAATCCTGAATGTTTTATTATTGCTTTACATCATCTACATGATGATTTTATGCATGATAGAGAATGACAGTTTCTGTAATTTTCTTCTTATCACCTTTGATTCTGCATGGTGAGTTTTGATAGTGATTTATAGCTTTCTTAAATATAatcttattcttcttcctccattttgatTGGATGGTGGTGTACATTATTCTGTATTCATTATTTCTAAGTGAGTGTTAatattctttcttttgcttGTCTAAGTTCATGATAGGGTGAATAAAACTCAGTTCTACAAGACGTTTGGCATGTTGATTTAATTTTCCTGTGTCTACTTCTTATATCTGTTACCTCTTGATCATTGTGTAGTcatttcttttctggtttcctGTTCTAGGGTCATGTGCTATGTGTCTAAAAGGAACTTGAATGGTAATCATATGTTGTTGAATCTTTTCCAATCCGAAAAAAGAGTTTGGTATATTCATTCTTATGGATTGATGAAATAAACACAACTCCTACTTACGAGTTAATAAGAGATAACTTAACTCTACTTGAGAGTTATGCAAGATGATTTATAAGGATGATATGTGATATACCTGCAGAGCGCACTGACCATGTGATGTGCTTCAAGAAAGTGTTCTACTCCTATGCTTGTCTTTCTCTGATCATGTTAGTGTTCCAAAGTTCATGATTTCCCCGATCATTTCTTACCTTGTTTGGGCATGCGTGTAAATAAGAAGGCAGTGTGTAGCATTGACTTCACTTTGGTCTGTTCTGATGGAAATGGAAGACAAGGAGGAAGTGGTGTACTTTTAGCATTTCTATGGGCACCAATGTGAAATATTTAAGGGATTTTTCAGTCCTCAATTCTATTTGATTGGGTGGCACTTATTACTAGCTTGTTTTCATCTTGTCCTCTTCTTTACTGCCTTTTGTGACAaacttcttctccatttctcttcatttctctttgTTATTAAAGATTCTCTTTCCTATCAAAAAGAAGACATTAATATTTTCCTAGATTACTGAACATACATTCTTGACGATGCTCTTGTCGGTCCTTCCCcattatttttttgtctttgattGCTCAACAAATTTGTTTCTGATTAGGGTCGTTTCCTCATATATATTGCTCATTGAATGTCTGAAACTTTATGATATCTGATACATTTGAATGATT
Above is a genomic segment from Rosa chinensis cultivar Old Blush chromosome 3, RchiOBHm-V2, whole genome shotgun sequence containing:
- the LOC112192023 gene encoding villin-3, with product MASSTKAMDPAFQGAGQRVGTEIWRIEDFQPVPLPKSEYGKFYMGDSYIVLQTTQNKGGAYLYDIHFWIGKDTSQDEAGTAAIKTVELDTALGGRAVQHREIQGHESDKFLSYFKPCIIPLEGGVASGFKKPEEEEFETRLYICRGKRVVRMKQVPFARSSLNHDDVFILDSQNKIFQFNGANSNIQERAKALEVIQFLKEKYHHGTCDVAIVDDGKLDTESDSGEFWVLMGGFAPISKKVANEDDVVPESTPATLYSITDGEVKIIDGELSKSLLENNKCYLLDCGSEVFVWVGRVTQVEDRKAASQAAEEFVSHQNRPKSTRITRLIQGYETRSFKSNFDSWPLGSATSGAEEGRGKVAALLKQQGVGVKGATKGAPVNEEVPPLLEGGGKMEVWCINGSAKTQLPKEDIGKFFSGDCYIILYTYHSGDRKDDYFLCCWFGKDSIEEDQKTASHLATSISNSLKGRPVQGHIFQGKEPPQFVALFQPMVVLKGGLSSGYKKFVEEKGLADETYTAECVALFRLSGTSIHNNKAVQVDAVATSLNSTECFLLQSGSSVFAWNGNQSTIEQQQLAAKLAEFLKPGVTLKHAKEGTESSTFWSALGGKQNYTSNKVASEICRDPHLFTFSFNKGKFQVEEIYNFTQDDLLTEDVLILDTHAEVFVWVGQCVDLKEKQNAFEIGKKYIEMAASLDGLSPNVPLYKVTEGNEPRFFTTYFSWDLAKANVQGNSFQKKVSVLFGHAVESQEKSDGNQGGPRQRAEALAALSSAFNSSPGKSPPTDKSNGSSEGGPRQRAEALAALSSAFSSSSGTKPSVPKPSSTSQGSQRAAAVAALSNVLTAEKSKLTPDASPVQSPQVQSPPAEASADTDGSQEVPEVKETDAFSPSSVSEPKQEQDENGSESSQSTFSYDQLRVKSDNPVTGIDFKRREAYLSDEDFQTIFGMTKDAFYQLPKWKQDMQKKKADLF